A part of Ptychodera flava strain L36383 chromosome 11, AS_Pfla_20210202, whole genome shotgun sequence genomic DNA contains:
- the LOC139143618 gene encoding uncharacterized protein isoform X2 yields the protein MAFSDANFSSFTCPVCRNGFNSARELQQHLTQQHSFGEDLQIGQLEEYESDEEMTVPPEIIESQSHTFKLKTYRHPRDCDLCKQVIWSEGVQCRVCKYACHKKCELKVITTCVPPMNYELPSNEGLAKHGSLKMTQPSVQKDTMSQQKMRLPKGEESMYIQLTYITERILAMTFPANGQESHYSSNLQDITRILKNKHQDKYLVINLSEKRYDMLKLNSQVLDIGWPDRLSPPLEKLCSICKAIESWLSTDPQHVVVIHSKGGLGRLGVVLSAYIEYIRICNGNGNHSPEKFAMERFFVENLSAVTESSQMRYVKYFSGLLSGSIQINNSPLHLHCVVLHGIPNFDGKGGCRPFFKVYQAMQPIYTSGVYTLTSNMSRLAVPIKPAPPLRGDIMVICYHRNSHSSTRDVIFRCQFHTCAIAQYHLAFVKYELDDASKDSKFPDYSKVELLFSDSAASLPGIEEMQDPHIPVDYSQDFVTQLDSYASFGQDTEDTMLETTVTDSDGNMVVQHMHGPVDGSLYAKVNKKGGGDDVTETLFNGPEHDHGHVHTHVHTHGHTHGHTHHHHSAHNHGMVLDLHGSTHDSVDGVTVNDRDHNRNETQVTKHYLTEGLKSPTETIKRGVKKEGMKPNTLKEWFTRRQPNSPADYTHHTLRRNKGGAAEIQDQSTQSQHAKTPTSPPTMSSTLPHSSFPHDSRNYPRDHVYRGGLRDDENPYAEIPDYAASSPTSSMTSGPPQTSSFSSLSEVTNLTYGTSHQSPTGRSASGPDDKSPQGLTMADGQTQSSVVHTMVHHDHLAHGHQGQHGYGHNTEHPGQSGHVHTQITGQYTHHDHMVHGHPGQAGHGHEVDPHGHHVHQHPGQSGHVHTHITGQHSHHDQMVHGHPGQAGHGLEVDPHGHHVHEHTTTNITQQVNERQDHSIHGHPAHVSQSGHGPGVTQPGHGGHVHQHTSTVTGQGHDHAGPISHSQHGPGVSHPGQVGHVQQHTTVTTERQEHVVHGHPDQTSTPGHPSHVHQPSVTVTGQPARGIQVEHVHPENQPGQVTHIHQGGHVTYPAGQVQYTTEKGQYTVQGDKTTHLAGQPDQTGQSSGQPGQTSHVHKVQYTTLQDQLSPKSGHPYLMGHSHSPEVIQKPGETYHLYHDASERAPQSFHLHSRSEPIPQSAEQTQVTRVVQVHSTNNHNQPVGVIDVHHPANQSPQAQPHSHPLANQNQPPSMDRPAVTSHHPSGIQTQYQVTKYEVTEHQHQHSPGEPVSPTKQTWAQRHQQQQQQLSPPPQDTIVQPQQNPPQSLPQQTSTQNQTQVITTQHTWSTQQHMPTQPNLTVQQQKSPTEQTAVEKQPSHVPAVQQPQPAAPTQQAAAEEDPFEGLTWLQKQQKKLELRRQQEKEAQQPGAAPSTSVTKYQYTTYTDRPTYKPLLSPYSTSSQSTTYQYLTPGGQYKPLSPTSQVSTQYNSQGQPQPFTVKDQSPTGFADIDINQLEALAQSLQDESELLDQYTSAPTSPRGSSSTTTVWQSHGRPLSRQHSDRTHDRAVLSHRYGGQTRPYSPYEMDVTVKKLPPPSPRLGRNEAIKTPPPAAPDSGKTTTTTRQIHTEFHQVEEPVVRGPMHGRFFTTPSSVRPVNSSPLQTIAPSQSHPYAAAPYSVNQSPGNSNLTYLPSSSYPLTQADNRAFHPITSISYSKTSLPATASTYVVTTASQTLTSTYPATSMSHPVISPSSQHSMHSYSSHTSAFSQSSPGPANPALNVPAPQAPMSQQVPAPQPVKSYVVVDTPYTLSRKQLHSHESKFRTDSRPQVPKPDNVGGDITSSYPTSISQNTMQPRIETSFSQSNHVSSYQSQTLPVKKPSPSLMSPTPVTSSRVTDPVVAKPIPSFHEIFNIQPYSKPNYPQAVNKAPSKPAGPTAVETPTTTALTNPTYDMTVKPKSYYSSSQHTLPRPQASSSPLKPVGHREPSPYKHSQLSPDKTNLSVFSHSDMSHFSSISSSPLSAPPPPRSGYSPSLGDSANRPSVMPPARSEPAETGQKPLPKPENIVSAETPHEEPDLKGLVRDRVAGYHARLIRDELNTERGRQPGRKPAAPLRRSKSAAGYDSETSHRQYITETERVAIVQRRARSPSPEVWMRNPGGIPQYENEYWNKRDGLKSPHTVQDEDTGTTPKFPVSPGPPPKTPYANMVSTPIAFVEKFAVPMETVSGMTPSHGRMHESNNKIIVTRNVPPPTTMPSKSYYVTKMIDSREVYQTSTVSKDSQHEERPADVQHMFRYPDTSYVHTVDQHDAPPQTHQHKPAVTSHPGQGSAINGGPPAPHPSQDKKPNGQPPMMHQWDRPDKAREGQSYTMRELYVETQTQDKKTMAPHDSHVPALAIAEQTSLPHTHPPQQGMPPGQQHTVTRTVVQKTETHTLEKGAPHQPHLHQAPEQQGSPQYQNHPYPGVPSEQAMPHDHRMHGPGKTVVDSSQGVPPNQVRPEGPVVQTHYHIHQTMQEHRNSPVTSLPAPQAGERESPVDQPLTPLHITEDSGSLSECSESPQSSNQGYESATLPFPTSSAMMKERLELQRHQGQPVQQQQVPPNLYPTYSDRARQPGNPPANLYPTFSDRGREHTGHVTITTETTSQYRTMYDNRGRRGDQQKSPDMGRTISRGSASSGENMSGILGSSPRRVTSLGSSHGRGSLTGSDRSGSPPPVGVGNRIYPNGGVSDSGRSSPISLYNQPSLLGSQVSLPDGSEIITKHPTFVKDISSYWYKPNISRDEAIATLKDKPPGSFVVRDSNSFPGAFGLAVKVATPPPNIVQNKKGDLSNELVRHFLIEPNSRGVRLKGCTNEPIFSSLSALVYQHSITPLALPCKLLLPEVDPSGPSSTASSPRSSDVPASPSALLAQGAACNVLYLHSVEMESLTGPNAVRKAVTKVTKLEPRPRVTVVHFKVNSKGITLTDNEKKVFFRRHHPVNSVTYCGMDPENRKIFGFVARKPGSLTDNVCHLFAEHDPEQPASAIVNFVTKVMIGSTQQKK from the exons AGGGGAGGAGTCTATGTATATACAACTCACTTACATTACAGAAAGGATTCTTG ctaTGACATTTCCAGCCAATGGCCAGGAGTCACATTACAGTAGCAACCTACAAGATATAacaagaatattgaaaaacaaacatcaggATAAATATCTGGTGATAAATTTATCAGAGAAAAGatatgacatgttaaaattgAACAGTCAG GTTTTGGATATTGGATGGCCTGATCGCCTGTCCCCACCACTAGAAAAACTGTGCAGTATTTGCAAAGCGATAGAATCGTGGCTTTCAACAGATCCACAACATGTTGTAGTTATACATTCAAAG GGTGGGCTTGGAAGGTTGGGTGTGGTTTTGTCTGCATATATAGAATACATAAGGATATGTAACGG GAATGGGAACCACTCACCAGAGAAGTTCGCCATGGAACGTTTCTTTGTTGAAAACTTGTCTGCTGTCACGGAGTCTTCCCAGATGAGATACGTGAAATACTTTTCAGGCCTTTTGTCTGGATCAATACAGATCAACAATTCACCATTGCACCTGCATTGCGTAGTTTTACATGGAATACCCAATTTTGATGGAAAAGGAG gatgtcggccatttttcaaagtttaccaAGCCATGCAACCTATTTATACCTCAGGAGTGTA taCACTAACAAGTAATATGAGTAGATTAGCTGTCCCCATCAAACCAGCTCCACCACTTAGAGGGGATATTATG GTGATATGTTACCACAGGAATTCTCATAGCAGTACTCGTGATGTGATTTTCCGTTGTCAGTTCCATACGTGTGCCATAGCACAGTATCACCTTGCGTTTGTAAAATACGAACTAGATGATGCTTCAAAAG ATTCCAAGTTTCCAGACTACTCCAAAGTGGAACTGCTGTTCTCCGATTCTGCAGCCAGTTTGCCAGGCATTGAGGAAATGCAAGATCCACACATTCCTGTGGACTATTCACAGGATTTTGTCACACAATTGGATTCCTATGCTAGCTTTGGTCAAGACACCGAGGACACAATGCTGGAAA CGACTGTCACTGACAGTGATGGCAACATGGTTGTACAGCACATGCATGGACCTGTTGATGGAAGCCTCTATGCCAAGGTCAACAAAAAGGGTGGAGGTGATGACGTCACTGAAACTCTTTTCAACGGACCGGAACACGATCACGGACACGTCCACACTCATGTCCACACACATGGACACACCCATGGACACACTCATCATCACCACTCCGCTCACAATCACGGAATGGTGCTCGATTTACACGGCAGCACACACGACTCTGTGGATGGAGTGACTGTCAACGATAGAGATCACAACAGGAATGAAACCCAGGTCACAAAACACTACCTGACAGAGGGTTTGAAGTCGCCGACCGAAACCATCAAAAGAGGCGTAAAGAAGGAAGGGATGAAGCCAAACACTCTGAAAGAGTGGTTCACACGGAGACAGCCAAACTCCCCGGCAGATTACACTCATCACACGCTGAGGAGAAATAAAGGTGGTGCTGCTGAGATACAAGACCAGAGTACGCAATCCCAACATGCCAAGACTCCAACAAGTCCTCCAACAATGAGCAGCACTCTCCCGCACTCCAGTTTCCCACATGACAGCAGGAATTATCCAAGGGATCACGTTTATCGGGGCGGCTTACGGGACGATGAAAATCCGTACGCTGAAATTCCAGACTATGCTGCATCTTCTCCGACGTCTTCCATGACCAGTGGTCCACCACAGACAAGTTCTTTTAGTTCTTTGAGTGAGGTAACCAATCTGACGTACGGAACTTCCCATCAGTCCCCAACAGGCAGGAGTGCAAGCGGGCCAGACGACAAGTCCCCACAGGGACTCACTATGGCCGATGGTCAGACTCAGTCTAGTGTTGTTCACACAATGGTTCACCACGACCACCTGGCTCATGGACACCAAGGTCAGCACGGCTACGGACATAACACTGAACATCCTGGGCAAAGTGGACACGTACACACTCAGATCACTGGTCAATATACTCATCATGATCATATGGTTCATGGGCATCCTGGACAGGCTGGACACGGCCATGAGGTTGACCCCCACGGACACCACGTCCATCAACATCCTGGGCAAAGTGGACACGTGCATACTCATATCACTGGTCAACATTCTCATCATGATCAGATGGTTCATGGGCATCCCGGACAGGCTGGACACGGCCTTGAGGTTGACCCACATGGTCATCACGTCCATGAGCACACTACCACAAATATTACTCAACAGGTGAATGAACGTCAAGATCACTCCATTCATGGACATCCAGCCCATGTGAGCCAGTCAGGACATGGTCCTGGTGTCACTCAACCCGGACACGGAGGTCATGTCCACCAGCACACCAGCACAGTTACAGGTCAAGGTCATGACCATGCAGGACCCATCAGTCACAGTCAACACGGGCCTGGTGTCAGCCATCCTGGACAAGTAGGTCATGTTCAACAACATACAACGGTGACCACCGAGCGACAGGAACACGTAGTGCATGGCCATCCTGACCAGACCAGCACACCAGGGCATCCTAGCCACGTACACCAGCCATCGGTCACTGTGACTGGACAACCAGCTCGAGGAATTCAAGTGGAACATGTGCACCCGGAAAACCAGCCAGGACAGGTGACACACATCCACCAGggtggtcatgtgacctatccTGCAGGACAGGTGCAATATACCACAGAGAAAGGTCAATATACTGTGCAAGGAGACAAGACCACACACCTAGCCGGACAACCAGATCAGACTGGCCAATCCTCTGGACAACCAGGCCAAACCTCTCATGTCCACAAAGTACAGTATACAACACTTCAAGATCAACTGTCACCGAAATCGGGTCATCCTTATCTGATGGGACACAGCCACTCACCTGAAGTTATCCAGAAACCTGGAGAGACGTACCATCTTTATCACGACGCAAGTGAGAGGGCGCCACAGTCCTTCCATCTGCATTCAAGGAGTGAGCCAATCCCACAGTCTGCAGAACAAACCCAAGTTACCAGGGTCGTTCAGGTGCATTCTACAAACAACCACAATCAGCCAGTGGGAGTTATCGATGTGCACCATCCAGCCAATCAGAGCCCTCAGGCTCAACCTCATTCTCATCCGCTGGCCAATCAGAATCAGCCACCATCGATGGATCGGCCGGCGGTCACAAGTCATCATCCTTCTGGTATACAGACCCAGTACCAGGTTACCAAGTACGAGGTTACGGAGCATCAGCACCAGCATTCTCCAGGAGAGCCAGTGTCGCCAACAAAACAAACGTGGGCACAAAGGCAccaacagcagcaacaacagtTATCACCTCCACCGCAAGATACTATAGTTCAGCCCCAGCAAAATCCACCACAGTCTCTTCCCCAGCAGACTTCGACACAGAACCAAACCCAAGTAATTACAACCCAACACACCTGGTCGACACAACAGCACATGCCAactcaaccaaatctgaccgtACAGCAGCAAAAGTCACCTACAGAGCAAACTGCTGTTGAGAAACAACCGTCACATGTGCCAGCAGTGCAGCAACCGCAACCAGCTGCACCAACTCAGCAGGCAGCAGCAGAAGAGGACCCGTTTGAGGGTTTGACGTGGCTTCAAAAACAGCAGAAGAAGTTGGAGCTCCGTCGGCAACAGGAGAAAGAAGCTCAGCAGCCTGGGGCTGCTCCCTCAACCTCTGTCACCAAGTATCAATACACCACTTATACAGACAGGCCAACGTACAAACCATTGCTTTCTCCATACAGCACCTCCTCGCAGTCAACAACATACCAGTATCTGACACCAGGAGGTCAATATAAGCCACTGTCTCCCACATCACAGGTCAGTACGCAATATAACAGCCAAGGACAGCCTCAGCCGTTTACAGTGAAAGACCAGTCTCCGACAGGATTTGCTGACATCGACATCAATCAGCTTGAGGCACTGGCGCAGTCACTGCAAGACGAGTCTGAGCTTTTGGATCAATACACAAGTGCGCCGACATCCCCAAGGGGGAGCAGTTCTACAACAACGGTATGGCAGAGCCACGGTAGGCCACTTTCCAGACAGCACTCTGACAGAACCCACGACAGGGCTGTCCTGAGTCATCGCTACGGAGGACAAACAAGGCCGTATTCACCATACGAGATGGACGTCACTGTTAAAAAACTGCCGCCTCCTAGTCCCAGGCTTGGCAGAAATGAGGCAATCAAGACCCCGCCACCGGCAGCACCAGACAGCGGAAAAACTACGACGACAACCCGTCAGATACACACTGAGTTCCACCAAGTTGAAGAGCCTGTAGTCCGTGGACCAATGCATGGCAGATTCTTTACAACACCATCATCTGTAAG GCCGGTCAATTCATCACCGCTCCAAACAATTGCTCCATCGCAATCACATCCATATGCCGCTGCTCCTTACTCGGTGAATCAATCACCGGGAAACTCTAATCTCACTTACTTGCCTTCATCCAGCTATCCTCTAACTCAAGCAGACAACAGGGCTTTCCATCCGATAACTTCAATATCATACTCCAAAACATCTCTACCAGCGACTGCATCCACGTATGTGGTAACAACAGCATCCCAAACATTAACTTCCACTTATCCAGCAACCAGCATGTCTCATCCAGTTATATCTCCATCTAGCCAACACAGCATGCATTCATATTCGTCACACACTTCTGCATTTTCGCAGTCCAGTCCGGGCCCAGCTAACCCAGCACTGAATGTACCTGCACCTCAGGCACCGATGTCACAACAAGTGCCCGCCCCCCAACCAGTGAAGAGTTACGTTGTTGTTGATACACCCTACACTCTGTCAAGAAAACAACTCCACTCTCATGAATCAAAGTTTAGGACAGATTCACGCCCTCAGGTCCCTAAACCTGATAATGTTGGAGGTGATATCACGTCAAGCTATCCAACGTCAATATCGCAAAATACAATGCAGCCGAGAATTGAAACCTCCTTTTCTCAAAGCAACCATGTATCGTCATACCAGAGCCAAACCTTGCCCGTCAAAAAACCTTCTCCATCTCTGATGAGTCCAACTCCCGTCACTTCGTCCAGAGTGACGGACCCAGTTGTAGCTAAACCGATACCATCCTTCCATGAGATATTCAACATCCAACCGTATTCCAAACCAAACTATCCTCAGGCTGTGAATAAAGCCCCTTCTAAGCCAGCTGGTCCTACAGCGGTGGAAACACCAACGACAACAGCACTGACTAATCCGACTTATGATATGACAGTGAAACCAAAATCCTACTACTCATCTTCTCAGCATACCCTCCCCAGACCACAGGCGTCTTCCTCACCTCTTAAGCCTGTCGGACACCGAGAACCATCTCCATATAAACATTCGCAACTGTCTCCAGACAAAACAAACTTGTCTGTCTTTTCTCATTCTGACATGTCTCACTTCTCTTCCATTAGTTCTTCACCTCTGTctgctcctcctcctcctcgcAGTGGCTATTCCCCCTCTCTTGGGGACAGTGCAAACAGGCCATCTGTCATGCCACCTGCTAGGTCAGAGCCAGCAGAAACTGGGCAAAAGCCGCTACCAAAACCGGAGAACATAGTGTCTGCCGAAACTCCCCATGAGGAACCGGATCTTAAAGGTCTAGTGAGAGATCGAGTGGCAG GTTACCATGCAAGATTAATACGTGATGAACTCAACACGGAGCGTGGAAGACAGCCAGGTCGCAAACCAGCGGCTCCGCTCAGACGTTCGAAGAGTGCTGCTGGTTATGACTCGGAAACCTCCCACAGGCAGTATATAACTGAGACTGAGAGGGTTGCCATTGTACAAAGAAGAGCGAGAAGTCCATCGCCTGAAGTGTGGATGAGAAACCCAGGTGGCATACCTCAATAT GAGAATGAATACTGGAACAAGCGCGATGGATTGAAATCTCCACATACAGTTCAAGATGAAGATACCGGCACAACACCCAAATTTCCGGTCAGCCCCGGACCGCCGCCAAAGACACCGTATGCAAACATGGTCTCCACGCCAATAGCGTTTGTTGAGAAATTTGCAGTGCCGATGGAAACTGTATCAGGTATGACTCCATCTCATGGACGCATGCATGAAAGCAATAATAAAATCATCGTCACCCGTAACGTACCTCCACCTACTACCATGCCATCAAAATCATACTATGTCACCAAGATGATAG ATTCAAGGGAGGTTTACCAGACATCCACAGTGAGCAAGGATTCACAGCACGAGGAAAGACCTGCAGATGTTCAACATATGTTTCGTTATCCAGACACAAGCTACGTTCATACCGTGGACCAGCACGATGCACCGCCACAGACACACCAGCATAAACCCGCTGTGACATCACACCCCGGACAAGGTTCTGCCATCAATGGTGGGCCTCCAGCACCCCACCCTAGCCAGGACAAGAAACCCAACGGGCAGCCACCGATGATGCACCAGTGGGACAGACCAGACAAGGCCAGAGAGGGCCAAAGTTACACAATGAGAGAGCTGTACGTAGAAACTCAGACCCAAGACAAGAAGACAATGGCGCCGCATGATTCTCATGTTCCCGCGCTAGCTATCGCTGAGCAAACCTCACTGCCACACACTCACCCGCCCCAGCAAGGGATGCCACCTGGTCAGCAACACACTGTGACGAGGACTGTCGTACAGaagacagagacacacacactGGAGAAGGGAGCACCTCACCAGCCTCATCTCCATCAGGCACCTGAACAGCAAGGCTCGCCCCAATATCAGAACCACCCTTACCCAGGGGTTCCATCTGAGCAAGCAATGCCTCACGATCACCGAATGCACGGCCCAGGCAAAACTGTTGTGGATTCGTCTCAAGGAGTTCCACCCAATCAAGTCAGGCCTGAAGGGCCTGTGGTGCAAACTCATTACCATATTCACCAGACCATGCAAGAGCATAGGAACAGCCCTGTCACCTCACTACCAGCACCTCAAGCAGGTGAAAGAGAGAGCCCAGTAGACCAGCCACTCACGCCTCTCCACATCACTGAAGACTCTGGATCACTGAGCGAATGCAGTGAGAGTCCACAATCCAGCAACCAGGGGTACGAGTCAGCCACCCTCCCATTCCCAACGTCCAGTGCAATGATGAAAGAGAGGTTGGAGCTACAGAGGCATCAAGGCCAGCCAGTGCAACAACAGCAAGTGCCACCCAACCTGTACCCAACCTACAGCGACAGAGCGAGGCAGCCCGGAAACCCTCCTGCGAACCTGTACCCTACCTTCAGCGACAGAGGGAGAGAGCATACTGGGCACGTCACCATCACGACAGAAACCACTTCCCAGTACCGCACCATGTACGACAACAGAGGTCGCAGAGGTGATCAACAGAAGAGCCCTGATATGGGAAGGACAATTTCTAGAGGGAGTGCATCTAGTGGCGAGAACATGTCTGGCATTCTGGGAAGCAGTCCCAGGAGGGTAACCTCACTAGGGTCATCTCATGGAAGAGGAAGCCTTACAGGCAG TGACAGAAGTGGTTCTCCACCCCCTGTTGGTGTTGGAAACAGAATTTATCCCAATGGTGGTGTGAGTGACAGTGGCCGTAGTTCCCCCATCAGTCTCTACAACCAACCTTCTTTACTCGGCAGTCAGGTATCTTTACCTG ACGGTAGTGAAATAATTACCAAGCATCCCACTTTTGTCAAGGACATTTCATCCTATTGGTACAAGCCAAATATTTCACGAGATGAAG CCATAGCCACATTGAAAGATAAGCCACCAGGTTCATTTGTTGTCAGGGACAGCAACTCGTTCCCAGGTGCTTTTGGTCTTGCTGTCAAAGTGGCAACTCCACCGCCAAATATTGTACAGAATAAGAAAG GTGATCTGTCCAATGAACTAGTGCGACACTTCTTGATAGAGCCCAACTCCCGCGGTGTACGACTAAAGGGCTGTACAAATGAGCCAATATTTAGTAGTCTGTCAGCTTTAGTGTATCAACACTCTATTACCCCGTTAGCATTGCCATGCAAGCTACTGTTGCCTGAAGTTG ATCCATCTGGCCCAAGCAGTACAGCAAGTAGTCCCAGATCGTCAGATGTTCCAGCGTCTCCCTCGGCACTATTAGCACAAGGAGCAG CATGCAATGTTCTTTACTTGCACTCAGTGGAGATGGAATCACTTACAGGCCCCAATGCAGTACGAAAGGCAGTGACCAAAGTAACTAAACTTGAGCCAAGGCCACGAGTAACAGTCGTACACTTCAAGGTCAACTCCAAGGGAATTACGCTGACTGATAATGAGAAAAA GGTGTTCTTCCGACGTCATCATCCTGTGAACTCTGTGACGTACTGTGGTATGGATCCAGAAAACAGAAA GATCTTTGGATTTGTGGCCAGGAAACCAGGAAGCCTGACAGACAATGTGTGCCACCTGTTTGCTGAACACGACCCAGAGCAGCCAGCCTCAGCCATCGTCAACTTTGTGACAAAGGTGATGATTGGTAGCACCCAACAGAAGAAATAA